In one Melaminivora jejuensis genomic region, the following are encoded:
- a CDS encoding exodeoxyribonuclease III, whose protein sequence is MFKLTSLNLNGIRSATSKGLEAWLGQQRPDCICVQELKAQAPDVAGRFEQLAGLAGHFHFAAKKGYSGVGIYSRHEPSDVRVGYGCSEFDPEGRYVELRFDTPARRLSIISAYFPSGSSGEERQQAKWRFLAGIHPHLMALKAEREFILCGDINIAHRQADLKNWRSNQKNSGFLPEEREWMTKLLHPTESTGGLVDVYRHLQPHTTDECYTWWSNRGQAYANNVGWRLDYHLATPALAQLARSEHIYRSEKFSDHAPITVGYDFSLLKQ, encoded by the coding sequence CTGTTCAAACTCACCAGCCTCAACCTCAACGGCATTCGCTCCGCGACCTCCAAGGGCCTGGAAGCCTGGCTGGGCCAGCAGCGCCCGGATTGTATTTGCGTGCAGGAACTCAAGGCCCAGGCGCCCGATGTGGCCGGGCGCTTCGAGCAACTCGCCGGCCTCGCCGGGCACTTCCACTTTGCCGCCAAGAAGGGCTATTCGGGCGTCGGCATCTACAGCCGGCACGAGCCCAGCGACGTGCGCGTGGGCTACGGCTGCAGCGAGTTCGACCCCGAGGGGCGCTATGTCGAGCTGCGCTTCGACACGCCGGCGCGCCGGCTGTCCATCATCAGCGCCTACTTTCCCAGCGGCTCGTCGGGCGAGGAGCGCCAGCAGGCGAAATGGCGCTTTCTGGCCGGCATCCACCCGCACCTGATGGCGCTCAAGGCCGAGCGCGAGTTCATCCTGTGCGGCGACATCAACATCGCCCACCGCCAGGCCGACCTGAAGAACTGGCGCAGCAACCAGAAAAACAGCGGCTTCCTGCCCGAGGAGCGCGAATGGATGACAAAACTGTTGCACCCGACGGAAAGCACGGGCGGCCTGGTGGACGTGTACCGTCATCTGCAGCCCCACACCACCGATGAGTGCTACACCTGGTGGAGCAATCGTGGCCAGGCCTACGCCAACAACGTCGGCTGGCGGCTGGACTACCACCTGGCCACGCCGGCGCTGGCACAGCTGGCGCGCAGCGAGCACATCTACCGCAGCGAGAAGTTCAGCGACCACGCGCCCATCACCGTGGGCTATGATTTTTCACTATTAAAACAATAG